The following are encoded in a window of Flavobacterium psychrotrophum genomic DNA:
- a CDS encoding ParA family protein — MGKIIAIANQKGGVGKTTTTVNLAAALGVLEKKVLLIDADPQANASSGLGIDVEAVEIGTYQILEHSSTPEEATMECTAPNVWVIPAHIDLVAIEIELVDKENREYMLKQALESVKDKYDYILIDCAPSLGLLTLNALTAADSVVIPIQCEYFALEGLGKLLNTIKSVQKIHNAELDIEGLLLTMYDSRLRLSNQVVEEVQKHFNDMVFDTIIQRNIKLSEAPSFGESIINYDATSKGATNYLHLAEEILKKNSKVGL; from the coding sequence ATGGGTAAAATCATTGCTATTGCCAACCAAAAGGGCGGTGTGGGTAAAACCACCACCACAGTAAACCTTGCCGCCGCACTGGGGGTCCTGGAAAAGAAAGTACTACTAATAGATGCTGACCCGCAGGCAAATGCGAGCTCAGGATTAGGTATAGACGTAGAGGCTGTAGAAATAGGCACCTACCAGATACTGGAACACAGCAGTACGCCCGAAGAGGCTACTATGGAATGTACTGCGCCCAATGTATGGGTTATACCGGCGCATATAGACCTTGTGGCTATTGAAATAGAACTTGTAGACAAAGAGAACCGCGAGTATATGCTAAAACAGGCGCTGGAAAGCGTTAAGGATAAGTATGACTATATCCTGATAGACTGTGCACCATCTCTTGGCCTGCTTACACTAAATGCCCTTACCGCTGCAGACAGCGTTGTAATACCCATACAATGCGAATATTTTGCACTCGAAGGCCTTGGTAAACTGTTAAATACCATAAAAAGTGTACAAAAAATACACAATGCTGAGTTAGATATAGAAGGGCTGCTGCTTACCATGTATGATTCGCGCTTAAGGCTGAGCAACCAGGTGGTTGAAGAGGTGCAAAAACATTTTAACGACATGGTGTTTGATACCATCATACAGCGAAACATTAAACTTAGCGAGGCACCAAGTTTTGGCGAAAGCATTATAAACTATGATGCTACCAGCAAAGGCGCTACCAACTACCTGCATCTTGCAGAAGAGATATTAAAGAAAAACAGTAAAGTAGGTTTATGA
- a CDS encoding NUDIX hydrolase, which produces MLKKFIDKESGKVVERTVMNAITIDCVVFGFDNGSLEVLLIQHGEGIRKGEWGLPGGWIKESESIDAAAQRLLAELTGMENIYLEQLKAFGDTERFPLGRVITIGYYALVKREDYNVKAGFTAADAQWYKISDIPKLIYDHNEILNYSLSNLRNRVKQAPLGFNLLPEKFTLFELMQLYEEILGVTMDKSNFRRKFLRMGLLVPLDEKQKDVAHRAAQLYQFDPAIYEKLTKKGFNFEF; this is translated from the coding sequence ATGCTTAAAAAATTTATCGACAAAGAGTCAGGAAAAGTTGTAGAACGCACGGTAATGAATGCCATTACTATAGACTGCGTTGTGTTTGGTTTTGATAACGGTAGCCTGGAAGTACTGCTTATACAGCACGGCGAGGGTATTCGTAAAGGCGAGTGGGGCTTACCCGGTGGCTGGATAAAAGAAAGCGAAAGCATTGATGCCGCGGCACAGCGCCTGCTGGCAGAGCTTACCGGCATGGAAAATATTTACCTGGAGCAGCTTAAGGCATTTGGCGATACAGAGCGTTTTCCGTTGGGCAGGGTTATAACCATTGGCTATTATGCGCTTGTAAAGCGCGAAGACTATAATGTAAAAGCAGGTTTTACGGCAGCTGATGCACAATGGTATAAAATTTCAGACATTCCTAAACTTATTTACGACCATAACGAGATATTAAATTACAGCCTGTCTAACCTGCGCAACCGTGTAAAGCAGGCTCCACTTGGTTTTAACCTGCTCCCGGAGAAGTTTACACTTTTTGAACTCATGCAGTTGTATGAAGAGATACTGGGTGTAACTATGGATAAATCAAACTTTAGGAGGAAATTTTTAAGGATGGGGCTCTTAGTGCCATTAGATGAAAAACAGAAAGATGTGGCACACCGTGCGGCGCAACTGTACCAGTTTGATCCGGCTATTTATGAGAAGCTTACCAAAAAAGGCTTCAACTTTGAATTTTAA
- a CDS encoding T9SS type A sorting domain-containing protein → MKKFLLSAALVWAGLAAQAQDCPALTELNEDFTDFTAGRTATFPQFCWTAIANGPMVYPDTAAATGNNFAQFYTAMSPGVAGYLVSPIISNFDGNHTLTFDATSATGVTVQVGYLTNPTDGTTFVAVSEVLALTATTTPLTVDFPAVTGNANIAFKFIGATQHSTAQVDNVVWAETPAAPCVAVSALNEDFTDFTAGRTATFPQFCWSAIANGPMVYPDTNTTTGNNFAQFYSAMSPGVPAYLVSPEINNFDGNRTLTFDATSATGVTVQAGYFINPTDATTFVAVGQVLTLTATTTPVTVDFPTVNGNAYIAFKFIGAGQHNTAQVDNIVWDETPTCPAVSEFSEDFSAYTTGQAAVINQFCWTAIAAGIPTGVVVYPDVVEGNNVAQFYNFVNPTVYGYLVSPEVNSFDANHRLTFDAGSATASTGTIQVGYLTNPTDATTFVAVGDAITIPAASTSFTRAFPTLANNAYIAFKFLLPQGIHQTAYLDNIKWQATASVDTNNKSIFAVYPNPSSDKNITIANATQQDGAVAIYTLAGAKVFEAKVSGAAQQLNLSALSAGMYVVRFTSGNAAATQKLILQ, encoded by the coding sequence ATGAAGAAATTTTTACTTTCAGCAGCACTTGTGTGGGCGGGGCTTGCAGCCCAGGCGCAAGACTGTCCGGCTTTAACTGAATTAAATGAAGATTTTACAGATTTTACAGCAGGCCGTACAGCAACTTTCCCTCAGTTTTGCTGGACAGCTATTGCTAACGGACCAATGGTTTACCCAGATACAGCCGCAGCCACCGGAAACAACTTTGCCCAGTTCTATACAGCTATGAGCCCTGGAGTTGCAGGATACCTTGTATCTCCAATAATCAGCAACTTTGACGGCAACCATACACTTACTTTTGATGCTACATCTGCAACAGGAGTTACAGTACAGGTAGGTTACCTTACTAACCCTACAGATGGTACAACATTTGTTGCTGTTAGCGAAGTGTTAGCACTTACAGCCACAACAACGCCGTTAACCGTAGACTTCCCGGCAGTCACCGGCAACGCAAATATTGCCTTTAAATTTATTGGCGCAACACAGCACAGCACAGCACAGGTAGACAACGTTGTTTGGGCTGAAACTCCTGCTGCCCCATGTGTAGCAGTATCTGCTCTAAACGAAGATTTTACAGATTTTACAGCAGGACGTACAGCAACTTTCCCTCAATTCTGCTGGTCAGCAATTGCTAACGGACCAATGGTTTACCCAGATACAAATACCACTACCGGAAACAACTTTGCACAATTTTACAGCGCTATGAGCCCTGGAGTACCTGCTTACCTTGTTTCTCCTGAAATCAACAATTTTGATGGTAACCGCACACTTACCTTTGATGCCACATCGGCTACAGGAGTAACTGTACAGGCCGGCTACTTTATAAACCCTACAGATGCTACAACATTTGTTGCTGTTGGCCAGGTATTAACACTTACCGCTACAACAACACCGGTAACTGTAGACTTCCCTACTGTTAACGGTAATGCTTATATTGCTTTTAAATTTATTGGAGCAGGACAGCATAACACAGCACAGGTAGACAACATTGTATGGGACGAAACACCTACATGCCCAGCGGTATCTGAATTTAGCGAAGATTTTAGCGCTTACACAACAGGTCAGGCAGCAGTTATCAATCAATTTTGCTGGACAGCTATTGCCGCAGGTATACCTACAGGTGTAGTTGTATATCCTGACGTAGTTGAAGGAAATAATGTAGCCCAGTTTTACAATTTTGTCAACCCAACTGTATATGGTTACCTTGTATCTCCAGAAGTTAACAGCTTTGATGCCAACCACAGGCTTACCTTTGATGCCGGATCTGCAACAGCATCTACAGGAACCATACAGGTAGGCTACCTTACAAACCCTACAGATGCTACAACATTTGTAGCAGTAGGTGATGCAATTACCATTCCTGCTGCATCAACATCATTTACAAGGGCGTTTCCAACCCTGGCTAACAATGCTTATATTGCATTTAAATTCCTTCTTCCACAAGGAATTCACCAAACTGCTTACTTAGATAACATAAAATGGCAGGCTACAGCATCTGTTGACACTAACAACAAATCTATCTTTGCGGTTTACCCTAACCCATCATCAGATAAAAATATTACTATAGCAAACGCTACACAGCAAGACGGCGCAGTAGCCATCTATACGCTTGCGGGTGCTAAAGTATTTGAGGCAAAAGTATCAGGAGCTGCACAACAGCTTAACCTTTCTGCCCTTTCTGCAGGTATGTATGTAGTACGTTTTACTTCAGGTAACGCCGCTGCTACTCAAAAACTGATCCTACAGTAA
- a CDS encoding glycoside hydrolase family 2 protein yields MKNLILSAIAVLGSLFGANAQDDLIVNTDARKTVSLNGTWHYIVDPYDTGFYDYRFKERPEKDAGAYWNDSTPKDPTQWTEHGYKDPYNIQVPGDWNSQDRQFLYYEGTVWYQRDFDKPALTSGEDVYLYFGAVNYEAHIYLNGKKLGMHKGGFTPFNFKIPAGLLKDKGNFLVVRVDNRRHADEVPTVNTDWWNYGGITRDIKLVVVPQAFISQYNLQLDAKQDIAAAKKKGTYKFIGWAKVSGNPTGNVTLEIPELKVKQQFAVTGDSIAFSLDAKKVSLWSPENPKLYTVKFSIGKDVVSEKIGFRKIEVSGKKIILNGNQVFLRGISIHEEIPQQIRRAHSNKDALQLLGWAKELNCNMVRLAHYPHNEHMTKVADSLGLMVWSEIPVYWTIDFGNKEVLAKAKKQLTEMIARDRNRTSIIIWSVGNETPISPVRTEFMSTLAKMAKKLDGSRLISAALEVGYNEGVNHVDDPLGQFTDIVALNEYLGWYRGTPDACREAKWTVGYDKPFFISETGAEGNFGFHADKTARFSEEYQAWYYEEQIKMFKERFPDSFSGLSPWILADFRSPKRNNPNYQNGWNTKGLISMNGEKKKAFYVLQAYYNEIAAKEKAANTKK; encoded by the coding sequence ATGAAGAATTTAATTTTATCTGCTATTGCAGTTTTAGGTAGCCTGTTTGGTGCAAACGCCCAGGATGACCTCATTGTAAATACTGACGCAAGAAAAACAGTATCCTTAAACGGAACCTGGCACTATATTGTAGACCCTTATGATACGGGTTTTTATGACTACCGATTTAAAGAACGCCCTGAAAAAGATGCCGGCGCATACTGGAATGACAGTACCCCAAAAGACCCAACGCAATGGACGGAGCACGGGTATAAAGACCCGTACAATATACAGGTGCCGGGCGACTGGAACAGCCAGGACAGGCAGTTTTTGTATTATGAGGGTACGGTATGGTACCAACGCGATTTTGACAAACCGGCTCTTACGTCGGGCGAAGATGTATACCTGTATTTTGGTGCGGTAAATTATGAAGCCCATATATACCTTAACGGTAAAAAGCTGGGGATGCACAAAGGTGGTTTTACGCCGTTTAATTTTAAGATACCTGCCGGATTACTAAAAGATAAAGGCAACTTTTTGGTAGTGCGGGTAGACAACCGCCGTCATGCCGATGAGGTGCCTACCGTAAATACCGACTGGTGGAACTATGGCGGTATTACCCGCGATATAAAACTGGTGGTTGTACCACAGGCTTTTATATCGCAATATAATTTGCAGTTAGATGCTAAACAGGACATTGCAGCTGCTAAAAAGAAAGGAACCTACAAATTTATAGGCTGGGCAAAAGTAAGCGGAAACCCAACCGGAAATGTGACTTTAGAAATTCCGGAACTTAAAGTTAAGCAGCAGTTTGCCGTAACGGGAGATAGCATTGCTTTTTCTTTAGATGCAAAGAAAGTGAGCCTTTGGTCTCCTGAAAACCCTAAGCTTTATACTGTGAAGTTTAGTATTGGAAAGGATGTGGTTTCTGAGAAAATTGGTTTCAGGAAAATAGAAGTTTCCGGTAAAAAGATTATACTGAATGGCAACCAGGTTTTTCTGCGGGGCATAAGCATACACGAAGAAATTCCGCAGCAGATAAGGCGTGCGCATAGTAATAAAGATGCCCTGCAATTACTGGGCTGGGCAAAAGAACTTAACTGCAATATGGTGCGCCTGGCGCATTACCCGCATAATGAGCACATGACAAAAGTTGCCGACTCGCTTGGGCTTATGGTATGGAGCGAAATACCCGTATACTGGACGATAGATTTTGGCAACAAGGAGGTTTTGGCGAAAGCCAAAAAACAGCTTACCGAAATGATAGCACGCGATCGTAACCGTACCAGCATTATCATTTGGTCGGTAGGGAATGAAACCCCGATTAGCCCTGTGCGCACAGAGTTTATGAGCACACTGGCTAAAATGGCGAAGAAGCTTGATGGCTCAAGGCTTATTTCTGCTGCGCTTGAGGTGGGCTATAACGAGGGTGTAAACCATGTAGATGATCCGTTAGGTCAGTTTACAGATATTGTAGCGTTGAATGAATACCTGGGCTGGTATCGTGGCACACCCGATGCCTGTCGTGAGGCCAAGTGGACAGTAGGCTATGATAAGCCTTTCTTTATAAGCGAAACAGGTGCAGAGGGTAACTTTGGCTTTCATGCAGATAAAACCGCGCGCTTTAGCGAAGAGTACCAGGCGTGGTATTATGAGGAGCAGATAAAAATGTTTAAAGAACGTTTCCCGGATAGCTTTAGCGGGTTGTCTCCCTGGATACTGGCGGATTTCCGTTCGCCTAAGCGAAACAATCCCAATTACCAGAATGGCTGGAATACAAAAGGGCTTATAAGCATGAATGGCGAAAAGAAAAAAGCGTTCTATGTATTGCAGGCCTATTATAATGAAATAGCTGCTAAAGAAAAGGCAGCAAATACTAAAAAGTAA
- a CDS encoding ParB/RepB/Spo0J family partition protein: MTKAIKKQALGRGLSALLKDPENDIKSVEDKGADKVVGNIIELEIDSIEINPFQPRTNFNEESLKELSTSIRELGVIQPITVRKMDYNKYQLISGERRLRASKLAGLTHIPAYIRIANDNDSLVMALVENIQRHDLDPIEIALSYQRLIDEIQLTQEQMSDRVGKKRSTIANYLRLLKLDPIIQTGIRDGFISMGHGRAIINIEDLDAQADIYQKIVSRNLSVRETEALVKSYHESLKPATGKPAANDTSFEVQDEERKSFTNFFGAKVDVKVDAKGKGKITIPFHSEEDFNRIIKLIQG, from the coding sequence ATGACAAAAGCGATAAAAAAGCAAGCCCTGGGCAGAGGACTTTCGGCACTATTAAAAGATCCTGAAAACGATATTAAATCGGTTGAGGATAAAGGTGCTGATAAGGTTGTGGGTAATATTATAGAGCTTGAAATTGACTCCATTGAAATAAACCCTTTTCAGCCACGTACAAACTTTAACGAAGAATCGCTTAAAGAACTAAGCACCAGCATACGCGAACTTGGTGTTATACAACCCATTACCGTAAGGAAAATGGACTACAACAAGTACCAGCTTATTTCGGGAGAGCGCAGGCTTCGTGCCAGCAAACTTGCGGGGCTTACACACATACCGGCATACATTCGTATAGCTAACGATAATGACAGTCTTGTTATGGCCCTGGTGGAAAACATTCAGCGCCATGATCTTGACCCTATAGAGATAGCCCTTTCTTACCAGAGGCTTATAGACGAAATACAGCTTACACAAGAGCAAATGAGCGACCGTGTGGGTAAAAAACGTTCTACCATTGCTAACTATCTTCGTTTGCTTAAACTGGATCCTATTATCCAGACCGGCATTCGCGATGGCTTTATTAGTATGGGTCATGGCCGCGCCATCATAAACATTGAAGACCTTGATGCACAGGCAGACATTTATCAAAAAATTGTTAGCCGTAACCTTTCTGTCCGCGAAACAGAAGCTTTAGTAAAAAGCTACCACGAAAGCCTTAAACCTGCAACAGGAAAGCCTGCTGCTAACGACACGTCTTTTGAGGTACAGGATGAGGAGCGCAAGTCGTTTACAAACTTCTTTGGCGCGAAAGTTGATGTTAAGGTGGATGCTAAAGGAAAAGGTAAAATAACGATACCTTTTCATTCTGAAGAAGATTTTAACAGGATCATTAAACTGATACAAGGTTAG
- a CDS encoding DUF5683 domain-containing protein has protein sequence MKNILFILAAILLTSISSFAQQKEEKDTVAVTVPKVAYKYNALAPSKAAFYSAILPGLGQIYNKSYWKAPIVWGGIGIGIYSYSFNQGKYNEYRNAYKDLLAGKVLTGELAGLDEDRLRRAQKFHQRNRDLSALVSVGLYLLNIVEANVDAHLKQFNVDDNLTLRPALQQNTIDNKYNLGLTLSYKF, from the coding sequence GTGAAAAACATACTATTTATACTTGCGGCAATACTGCTTACCTCTATATCTTCATTTGCGCAGCAAAAAGAAGAAAAAGACACAGTTGCGGTAACTGTACCTAAAGTAGCTTATAAATATAATGCCCTTGCCCCAAGTAAGGCCGCATTTTATTCTGCCATATTACCCGGCCTGGGTCAGATATACAACAAGAGCTACTGGAAGGCGCCTATTGTATGGGGCGGTATAGGTATAGGTATTTACTCTTACAGTTTTAACCAGGGCAAATACAATGAATACCGCAATGCCTACAAAGACCTGCTTGCCGGAAAAGTACTTACCGGTGAACTTGCCGGCCTGGACGAAGACCGCCTTAGGCGTGCGCAGAAATTTCACCAGCGTAACCGCGACCTTTCTGCTCTTGTTAGCGTAGGGCTTTATCTGCTAAATATTGTAGAGGCAAACGTAGACGCACACCTTAAGCAGTTTAATGTAGACGATAACCTTACGCTACGCCCTGCACTACAACAAAATACCATAGACAACAAATACAACCTGGGACTTACCCTGAGTTACAAATTTTAA
- the dapB gene encoding 4-hydroxy-tetrahydrodipicolinate reductase — translation MKIALLGYGKMGKVIERIALERGHEIVLRKTRTSTFDGLTDADAAIDFSIPDAAVENISACLNNNIPVVSGTTGWLEQYHTIAQLTEEKNGAFIYGSNFSLGVNIFFELNNCLAKMMGNLKQYKVTMEEIHHTQKLDAPSGTAISLAKDIINHTDYAGWAIDAPKADDLFIDVKRIEGVPGTHVINYDSEIDSIQISHTAHNREGFALGAVVAAEWLAGKTGVYSMKDVLGL, via the coding sequence ATGAAAATTGCACTTTTAGGCTACGGCAAAATGGGTAAGGTGATAGAGCGCATTGCACTGGAACGCGGACACGAAATTGTGTTGCGAAAAACACGCACTTCTACCTTTGATGGCCTTACTGATGCTGATGCTGCCATAGACTTTAGTATACCCGATGCCGCTGTAGAAAATATAAGCGCCTGCCTTAATAACAACATCCCGGTTGTATCTGGTACTACCGGATGGCTGGAGCAGTATCATACCATAGCACAGCTTACCGAAGAGAAAAACGGCGCGTTTATTTACGGCTCTAACTTTAGCCTTGGCGTAAACATTTTCTTTGAACTTAATAATTGCCTTGCTAAAATGATGGGCAACCTGAAGCAGTACAAGGTAACGATGGAAGAAATTCACCATACCCAAAAGCTTGATGCTCCAAGCGGTACGGCAATATCTCTTGCTAAAGATATCATTAATCATACTGATTATGCCGGATGGGCAATAGACGCCCCAAAAGCAGACGATCTTTTTATAGACGTTAAGCGTATTGAGGGTGTTCCGGGTACGCATGTAATAAATTACGATTCAGAAATCGACTCCATCCAGATATCACATACTGCCCATAACCGTGAGGGTTTTGCCCTGGGTGCGGTAGTTGCTGCCGAGTGGCTTGCAGGAAAAACAGGTGTATACAGCATGAAAGATGTGCTGGGCCTGTAA
- a CDS encoding SDR family oxidoreductase, which yields MNYTDKMLRDDALTGKVIVVTGGGSGLGKAMTKYFLELGAKVAITSRDLEKLEATAKELEEQTGGNCLAVQCDVRNYEEVEAMLNKVLEVYGKADVLLNNAAGNFISPTERLSAHAFDTIIDIVLKGSKNCTLAFGKHWIDSKQQNSVILNIVTTYAWTGSAYVVPSATAKAGVLAMTRSLAVEWAKYGIRSNAIAPGPFPTKGAWDRLLPGDLKDQFDLAKKVPLKRVGDHQELANLAAYLVSDFSAYVNGEVITIDGGEWLKGAGQFNLLEAIPEELWDQLEAMIKAKKNK from the coding sequence ATGAATTATACCGATAAAATGCTTCGCGATGATGCCCTTACAGGCAAAGTTATAGTAGTAACAGGTGGCGGCAGCGGCCTGGGCAAAGCCATGACCAAATACTTTTTAGAGCTTGGTGCAAAAGTAGCCATTACCAGCCGCGACCTCGAAAAACTGGAGGCTACAGCCAAAGAGCTTGAGGAACAAACCGGCGGCAATTGCCTTGCTGTACAGTGTGACGTGCGTAATTATGAAGAGGTTGAAGCCATGCTTAACAAAGTCTTAGAAGTATATGGCAAAGCTGATGTATTACTAAATAATGCAGCCGGCAACTTTATATCGCCCACAGAGCGCTTATCTGCACATGCTTTTGATACCATTATAGATATTGTGCTTAAAGGCAGCAAAAACTGTACGCTTGCCTTTGGTAAACACTGGATAGACAGTAAGCAACAAAATTCTGTTATATTAAACATTGTAACAACCTATGCCTGGACAGGTTCTGCTTACGTAGTGCCAAGCGCTACAGCAAAGGCGGGCGTGCTGGCCATGACCCGAAGCCTTGCGGTAGAATGGGCAAAATACGGCATACGCAGTAATGCCATTGCTCCCGGCCCCTTTCCTACCAAGGGTGCGTGGGACAGGCTGCTGCCCGGCGATTTGAAAGACCAGTTTGACCTGGCCAAAAAAGTACCGCTAAAGCGTGTGGGCGACCACCAGGAACTGGCAAATCTTGCAGCTTACCTTGTATCAGACTTTTCTGCTTATGTAAACGGCGAAGTTATAACCATAGATGGCGGCGAATGGCTTAAAGGTGCAGGACAATTTAACCTGCTCGAAGCCATACCTGAAGAATTATGGGATCAGCTGGAAGCAATGATAAAGGCGAAAAAGAACAAATAG
- a CDS encoding glycoside hydrolase family 88 protein: MIKHLSTITLSALVLTGCATKSTLNLKADEALKASVKQYEYLATQVSPGQYPKTFENNKIETSNSGWWCSGFYPGTLLYLDEAQNAPELKNEALAFLADLKREQYNKSTHDLGFMMYCSFGNAERLSPSKEYEDILMNSAKSLATRYNPIAKCIKSWNPAPWNHAAADEMPVIIDNMMNLELLFWASKFSGDITYREIAINHANTTLKNHFRTDYSSFHEVVYNINTGAVVRQITNQGAADSSSWARGQAWGLYGYTVMYRETKDKKYLEHAKKIAGYILSYPGMPKDLIPYWDYQAPGIPDALRDSSAAAITASALIELGGYVDKPLAKKYIADAKTMLTALMSPEYFAAPQTNGGFLLKHGVGNMPNKTEVDTPLSYGDYYFVEALMRLKKL, encoded by the coding sequence ATGATAAAACATCTATCCACAATTACTTTAAGTGCGCTGGTGCTTACTGGCTGCGCAACAAAATCAACGCTAAACCTAAAAGCCGATGAAGCCTTAAAAGCTTCGGTAAAACAGTACGAATACCTTGCCACGCAGGTGTCGCCGGGGCAGTATCCTAAAACATTTGAGAATAACAAAATTGAAACCAGCAATTCGGGCTGGTGGTGCAGTGGCTTTTATCCCGGTACATTGCTCTATCTTGATGAAGCCCAAAATGCGCCCGAACTGAAAAATGAAGCACTGGCTTTCCTTGCTGACCTTAAAAGGGAACAATATAACAAATCTACCCACGACCTTGGTTTTATGATGTATTGCAGCTTTGGCAATGCTGAGCGGCTTTCACCTTCCAAAGAGTATGAAGATATACTGATGAACAGTGCCAAATCCCTGGCTACACGATATAATCCTATAGCAAAATGTATTAAATCCTGGAATCCTGCCCCGTGGAACCATGCTGCTGCAGATGAGATGCCTGTAATCATTGATAATATGATGAACCTGGAGTTGCTGTTTTGGGCAAGTAAATTCAGCGGAGATATTACGTACAGGGAAATTGCTATAAATCACGCCAATACTACCTTGAAAAATCATTTCAGGACAGATTACAGTTCGTTTCATGAGGTGGTATATAACATAAACACAGGCGCAGTAGTACGGCAGATAACCAACCAGGGCGCGGCAGATAGTTCATCGTGGGCGCGTGGACAGGCATGGGGCTTGTATGGTTATACCGTGATGTACCGCGAAACTAAGGACAAAAAATACCTGGAACATGCTAAGAAGATTGCAGGTTATATACTCAGTTATCCGGGCATGCCAAAAGATTTAATTCCATACTGGGATTATCAGGCGCCGGGCATTCCAGATGCGTTGCGCGATTCTTCGGCGGCAGCCATAACAGCATCTGCACTTATTGAGCTGGGCGGTTATGTAGATAAACCGTTAGCTAAAAAATATATCGCCGATGCTAAAACCATGCTTACCGCGCTAATGAGTCCTGAGTATTTTGCCGCGCCTCAAACTAATGGCGGATTTTTGCTAAAGCACGGTGTAGGTAATATGCCTAATAAGACTGAAGTAGACACGCCGCTGAGTTATGGCGACTATTACTTTGTCGAAGCCCTGATGCGTCTTAAAAAGCTATAA